A section of the Campylobacter lanienae NCTC 13004 genome encodes:
- the pglD gene encoding UDP-N-acetylbacillosamine N-acetyltransferase codes for MATTSLYIYGNGGHAKVVADIARANGYENLIFLDDNSQTKFSPNLPKHPIIIAIGNALIRQKLQSLVLTNGFELATLIHPTAIISNSVQIGAGSVIMPGAIINANSVIGCGVIINSGAIVEHDCFIDDFAHICPGVAIAGGVSIGKRSWIGIGSNIIQQIKIKQDITIGAGSVVVSDILEGALAYGNPCKVVKS; via the coding sequence ATGGCCACAACTAGCCTTTATATCTATGGCAACGGCGGCCACGCTAAGGTAGTAGCTGATATCGCTAGGGCTAATGGATATGAAAATTTGATATTTTTAGATGATAATAGCCAAACTAAATTTAGCCCAAATTTACCAAAACACCCCATTATAATAGCTATTGGCAATGCATTAATTAGGCAAAAATTACAAAGCTTAGTTTTAACTAATGGCTTTGAGCTAGCTACCTTAATTCACCCTACAGCCATCATCTCTAATAGCGTCCAAATCGGCGCCGGAAGCGTGATAATGCCAGGAGCGATAATCAACGCTAATAGCGTGATCGGATGTGGCGTTATCATAAATAGTGGCGCTATAGTAGAGCATGATTGCTTTATAGATGATTTTGCTCATATCTGTCCAGGCGTGGCTATAGCCGGTGGAGTTAGCATAGGCAAGCGATCATGGATAGGAATCGGCTCAAATATAATCCAGCAAATAAAGATAAAACAAGATATCACCATAGGTGCCGGAAGTGTCGTAGTCAGCGATATCTTAGAAGGTGCTTTGGCGTATGGAAACCCATGTAAAGTAGTAAAAAGCTAA
- the gyrA gene encoding DNA gyrase subunit A, with amino-acid sequence MEDNIFNSNQDVTAIDVEDSIKASYLDYSMSVIIGRALPDARDGLKPVHRRILYAMNDLGVGSRSPYKKSARIVGDVIGKYHPHGDTAVYDALVRMAQSFSMRVPAVDGQGNFGSVDGDNAAAMRYTEARMTILAEELLKDLDKDTVDFIPNYDDSLSEPDVLPARVPNLLLNGSSGIAVGMATNIPPHSLDELVDGLLVLLENKSATLEDIMTHIKGPDFPTGGIIFGKKGIMEAYRTGRGRIKLRAKTHIEKKPNKDVIVVDELPYQVNKAKLHSDIAELVKEKQIEGISEVRDESDRDGIRLVIELKRDAMSEIVLNNLFKSTQMEVTFGVIMLAINNKEPKIFSLIELLKLFLNHRKTVIIRRTIFDLQKARARAHILEGLKIALDNIDDVIALIKTSADTNIARDGLMAKFGLSELQSNAILDMRLSKLTGLEREKLEAELKEILELIDRLEAILKSEELIENIIKEELLEIKSKFKCPRITEIVDDYDDIDIEDLIPNENMVVTITHRGYIKRVPSKSYEKQKRGGKGKVAVTTYDDDFIESFFTCMSHDTLMFVTDRGQLYWLKVYKIPEGSRTAKGKAVVNLINLQPDEKIKAIIPTTDFSRNKSLAFFTKNGLVKRTNLSEYQNIRSIGVRAINLDENDELVTAVIATSDGYESLNSINDPDIVVENELEESGYDALEEVIDSDIEAISELKESEIENILDSIDELPESSDSKMLFVVTKKGMCIKFPLNKVRQIGRVARGVTAIRFKEDGDEVVGAVVIENDTQEILSVSQKGIGKRTTADEYRLQSRGGKGVICMKLTSKTKDLVGVVMVDESMDLMALTSSGKMIRVDMQTIRKAGRNTSGVIVVNVAGDDVVSIARCPKEDSDNDEFDMLDDDFIAEQIAKIDEVE; translated from the coding sequence ATGGAAGATAATATTTTTAACTCAAATCAAGATGTTACGGCTATAGATGTAGAAGACTCCATAAAGGCTAGTTATCTAGACTACTCTATGAGCGTTATCATAGGTCGTGCATTACCAGATGCTAGAGATGGATTAAAGCCAGTCCATAGAAGAATTTTATATGCTATGAATGATTTAGGCGTAGGAAGTCGTAGCCCATATAAAAAGTCAGCCCGTATAGTAGGTGATGTAATCGGTAAATACCACCCACACGGCGATACAGCTGTGTATGACGCACTTGTTAGAATGGCTCAGAGCTTCTCTATGAGAGTTCCAGCAGTAGATGGACAAGGAAACTTCGGCTCTGTAGATGGTGATAATGCTGCTGCGATGCGTTATACTGAGGCTAGAATGACAATCTTAGCTGAAGAGCTACTAAAAGATTTAGATAAAGATACGGTTGATTTTATCCCTAATTATGATGATAGTTTGAGCGAGCCAGATGTTTTGCCCGCACGGGTGCCAAATTTATTACTAAATGGTAGTAGCGGTATCGCCGTTGGTATGGCGACAAATATCCCACCACATAGTCTAGATGAGCTAGTAGATGGTCTTTTGGTCTTGCTAGAAAACAAAAGCGCCACACTAGAAGATATAATGACACATATCAAAGGCCCAGACTTCCCAACCGGTGGTATAATCTTTGGTAAAAAGGGCATAATGGAGGCTTACCGCACCGGTAGAGGTAGGATAAAATTAAGAGCCAAAACTCATATAGAAAAAAAGCCAAATAAAGATGTAATAGTCGTAGATGAACTTCCATATCAAGTAAATAAAGCCAAACTTCACTCAGATATAGCAGAATTAGTCAAAGAAAAGCAGATAGAAGGCATTAGCGAGGTGCGTGATGAGAGCGATAGAGATGGAATTCGCCTTGTTATCGAGCTTAAGCGTGATGCGATGAGTGAAATAGTGCTAAATAATCTATTTAAATCTACCCAAATGGAAGTAACCTTTGGCGTGATTATGCTTGCTATAAACAACAAAGAACCAAAGATTTTTTCATTAATTGAGCTATTAAAACTATTTTTAAATCATAGAAAAACGGTAATAATCAGAAGAACTATCTTTGATTTACAAAAAGCTAGAGCTAGAGCGCACATTTTAGAAGGGCTAAAAATCGCTTTAGATAATATAGATGATGTGATAGCTTTGATTAAGACCAGTGCTGATACAAATATCGCTAGAGATGGATTGATGGCTAAATTTGGCCTAAGCGAGCTGCAAAGTAACGCAATTTTAGATATGAGATTAAGCAAGCTCACAGGCCTAGAGCGTGAGAAATTAGAAGCTGAATTAAAAGAAATTTTAGAGCTTATAGATAGACTTGAAGCAATCTTAAAAAGCGAAGAGTTAATAGAAAATATCATAAAAGAAGAGCTTTTAGAGATTAAATCTAAATTTAAATGCCCTAGAATCACTGAAATAGTCGATGATTATGATGATATCGATATCGAAGATCTAATCCCAAATGAAAATATGGTAGTTACCATAACTCATCGTGGCTATATCAAGCGAGTCCCTAGTAAAAGCTATGAAAAGCAAAAGAGAGGTGGCAAAGGCAAAGTAGCTGTAACTACATATGATGATGATTTTATCGAGAGTTTCTTTACTTGTATGAGTCATGATACTTTAATGTTTGTTACAGATCGTGGCCAATTATACTGGTTAAAAGTCTATAAAATTCCAGAAGGTAGCCGCACTGCTAAGGGCAAAGCCGTAGTAAATCTGATAAATCTCCAACCGGATGAAAAGATTAAAGCTATTATCCCTACTACGGATTTTTCTCGCAATAAATCTTTGGCATTTTTCACCAAAAATGGCTTAGTCAAAAGAACAAATTTAAGTGAATACCAAAATATACGAAGTATCGGTGTAAGAGCTATAAATTTAGATGAAAATGATGAGCTAGTAACTGCTGTTATCGCCACAAGCGACGGATACGAAAGCCTAAATTCAATCAATGATCCAGATATAGTAGTAGAAAATGAGCTTGAAGAGAGCGGATATGACGCACTTGAAGAGGTAATTGATAGCGATATTGAAGCTATATCTGAGCTTAAAGAGAGTGAGATAGAAAATATCTTAGATAGTATCGATGAGTTACCTGAATCAAGCGATAGCAAAATGCTATTTGTCGTTACTAAAAAGGGTATGTGTATCAAATTCCCACTAAACAAAGTAAGACAAATCGGCCGTGTGGCTCGTGGCGTAACTGCTATTAGATTTAAAGAAGATGGCGATGAGGTTGTAGGTGCTGTCGTTATAGAAAATGATACTCAAGAGATATTAAGCGTAAGCCAAAAAGGTATAGGCAAACGCACAACCGCAGATGAATACAGACTTCAAAGTCGTGGTGGTAAGGGCGTTATCTGTATGAAGCTAACATCAAAAACCAAAGATCTAGTTGGTGTTGTAATGGTGGATGAGAGTATGGATTTGATGGCATTAACTTCAAGTGGCAAGATGATAAGAGTGGATATGCAAACCATCAGAAAAGCAGGTCGCAATACAAGTGGTGTGATCGTTGTAAATGTAGCCGGGGATGATGTCGTAAGCATAGCGAGATGCCCAAAAGAAGATAGCGATAATGATGAATTTGATATGCTTGATGATGATTTCATCGCTGAGCAGATTGCCAAAATAGATGAAGTGGAATAA
- a CDS encoding LPP20 family lipoprotein produces MKRVLSALAVGLVLGGCANTIASLNQQPTEVVVQKVDKDDIRDIIKNDKMIPTMDLESEAVFTAVGEGIPPLDTVSPAQARALAKRSAITDGYRQLASKLYGVKINAKETVKDAMLQSSVIESRVLGLIKNASVINQDFKDGLYRVEMELKIDQEKWQELFAY; encoded by the coding sequence ATGAAAAGAGTTTTATCAGCATTGGCTGTAGGATTGGTGCTTGGTGGTTGTGCGAATACTATCGCTAGTTTAAATCAGCAACCAACAGAGGTAGTGGTACAAAAAGTAGATAAAGATGATATTAGAGATATCATTAAAAATGACAAGATGATCCCTACTATGGATTTAGAGAGTGAAGCGGTATTTACAGCTGTTGGTGAGGGAATTCCGCCTTTGGATACAGTTAGTCCAGCTCAAGCTAGAGCCTTAGCGAAGCGTTCAGCTATCACAGATGGCTATAGACAACTAGCATCAAAATTATATGGTGTCAAAATCAACGCCAAAGAGACTGTAAAAGACGCAATGTTACAAAGCTCAGTAATAGAATCTAGGGTTTTAGGTCTTATCAAAAATGCTTCAGTAATCAACCAAGATTTCAAAGATGGTCTATATAGAGTTGAGATGGAGCTAAAAATAGATCAAGAAAAGTGGCAAGAGCTTTTTGCTTATTAA
- a CDS encoding sigma-54-dependent transcriptional regulator: MNVVIVEDDINMRKSLEIALGDYEEFNVKSYKSATEALKKLSIDTDVIVTDINMPGMDGLEFIKELDGKYDVIIMTGNATLNRAIESVRLGVKDFLTKPFDIDTLATAIKRTNILTKKSKAKKPSNISQTNNSNFLASSANLDKTLNIAKKAAQTDVSVMIMGESGVGKELFSRYIHENSKRKDKPLMAINMAAIPENLLESELYGYEKGAFTDATTTKKGLFELADGGTLFLDEIGEMPLSLQPKLLRAIQEREIVRVGASKPIKIDVRIISATNANLEQKVANGEFREDLFYRLNTVPLKIPPLRERKDEIEGIAAATLKRVCDEYELGQKEFSKEAIKELLEYDYPGNIRELISIVERAAILSDGKSISKEDLFIYSKK, encoded by the coding sequence ATGAATGTTGTAATTGTAGAAGATGATATAAATATGCGCAAATCCCTTGAAATAGCTCTTGGGGATTATGAAGAATTCAATGTAAAATCATATAAAAGTGCCACAGAAGCCCTTAAAAAGCTAAGTATCGACACAGATGTTATAGTAACTGATATCAATATGCCAGGTATGGATGGGCTAGAGTTTATCAAAGAGCTTGATGGAAAATATGATGTTATCATAATGACAGGCAACGCCACTTTGAATCGGGCTATTGAGAGTGTTAGATTAGGGGTTAAGGATTTTTTGACTAAGCCATTTGATATCGATACCTTAGCTACAGCGATTAAGAGAACTAATATATTAACTAAAAAAAGCAAAGCCAAAAAGCCTAGCAATATCAGCCAAACCAATAATAGCAATTTCTTAGCATCATCAGCAAATTTAGATAAGACCTTAAATATCGCTAAAAAGGCAGCTCAAACAGATGTTAGCGTGATGATAATGGGTGAAAGTGGCGTGGGTAAAGAGCTTTTTAGTAGATATATCCATGAGAATTCAAAGCGAAAAGATAAACCATTAATGGCGATAAATATGGCGGCCATTCCTGAAAATTTGCTTGAGAGTGAGCTATATGGATATGAAAAGGGTGCTTTTACTGATGCCACAACTACTAAAAAAGGTCTATTTGAGTTAGCAGATGGCGGAACTCTATTTTTAGATGAGATAGGCGAGATGCCTTTGAGCTTACAGCCGAAACTTTTACGAGCTATCCAAGAGCGTGAGATAGTCAGAGTAGGGGCTAGTAAACCTATTAAGATTGATGTAAGGATAATTAGTGCTACTAATGCGAATTTAGAACAAAAGGTCGCTAATGGCGAATTTAGAGAAGATCTATTTTATAGGCTAAATACTGTCCCGCTTAAAATTCCACCGCTTAGAGAGCGTAAAGATGAGATAGAGGGGATAGCGGCCGCAACTCTAAAAAGAGTTTGTGATGAGTATGAGCTTGGTCAAAAAGAGTTTAGCAAAGAGGCTATTAAAGAGCTTTTAGAGTACGATTATCCTGGTAATATTAGAGAGCTTATCAGCATTGTTGAGCGTGCTGCGATCCTAAGTGATGGAAAGAGTATTAGCAAAGAAGATCTATTTATCTATTCTAAAAAATAA
- a CDS encoding aspartate-semialdehyde dehydrogenase, whose product MRKYSIAVVGATGAVGEEIFRVLEEMDFPVGSVLPLASARSVGKEIEFKGKSYPIVELSDTVFDEYEIDIAFFSAGGSISAHFAPLAAASGAVVIDNTSHFRMDPDVPLVVPECNPGDIAQWQNKGIIANPNCSTIQMVHVLKPLDDAFGIQRVDVSTYQATSGAGKKGMEELVLQMQKFFEFKLDECEPSAFKHQIALNVIPHIDVFLDNDYTKEEMKMVNETQKILHKNIQVSATCVRVPVLRSHSESITIKFKSPIDAQKAAQILKSAPSVVLQDSPKDNLYPMPIHASDTNETYVGRIRRDNYDESILHLWCVADQIRVGAATNAVRIAQKWIELQEQNG is encoded by the coding sequence ATGAGAAAGTATAGTATAGCGGTAGTTGGTGCTACTGGGGCTGTAGGCGAAGAGATTTTTCGTGTTTTAGAGGAGATGGATTTTCCTGTTGGTAGTGTTTTGCCACTTGCTAGTGCTAGAAGTGTCGGAAAAGAGATCGAATTTAAAGGCAAGAGCTATCCTATTGTAGAGCTTAGCGATACTGTATTTGATGAGTATGAGATTGATATAGCGTTTTTTAGTGCTGGTGGTAGCATATCTGCTCACTTTGCTCCATTAGCTGCTGCTAGTGGTGCTGTAGTTATAGATAATACTAGTCATTTTAGAATGGATCCAGATGTACCTTTAGTGGTGCCAGAGTGTAACCCAGGTGATATAGCTCAGTGGCAAAATAAAGGCATAATAGCCAATCCAAACTGCTCAACAATTCAAATGGTTCATGTATTAAAGCCTCTTGATGATGCATTTGGTATCCAAAGAGTGGATGTAAGCACATATCAAGCCACTAGCGGAGCTGGTAAAAAGGGTATGGAAGAGCTAGTTTTACAGATGCAAAAGTTTTTTGAATTTAAACTTGATGAGTGCGAGCCAAGTGCCTTTAAGCACCAAATCGCATTAAATGTAATCCCGCATATTGATGTATTTTTGGATAATGACTATACAAAAGAAGAGATGAAAATGGTAAATGAAACCCAAAAAATTCTTCACAAAAATATCCAAGTTAGCGCCACTTGCGTGCGTGTGCCAGTCCTTAGAAGTCATAGTGAGAGTATCACTATCAAATTCAAATCCCCAATCGACGCACAAAAAGCGGCTCAAATTCTAAAATCCGCCCCAAGCGTGGTGCTTCAAGATAGCCCAAAAGATAATCTATATCCAATGCCAATCCATGCTAGCGATACCAATGAGACTTATGTAGGTAGAATTAGGCGTGATAACTACGATGAGAGCATACTTCATTTATGGTGCGTAGCCGATCAAATTCGTGTTGGAGCGGCTACAAATGCGGTTAGAATCGCACAAAAATGGATAGAGTTACAAGAACAAAATGGATGA